The following proteins are co-located in the Pyxicephalus adspersus chromosome Z, UCB_Pads_2.0, whole genome shotgun sequence genome:
- the CZH9orf78 gene encoding splicing factor C9orf78 homolog, whose protein sequence is MPAGKCFRRRRASSSDEEEENEVVTNEVRMKLEAAKEIQSLRKRSNGVSAAALLVGEKLPEEAILVDDPFKIKTGGMVDMKKLKDIGKDRLGEEEDLNLGTSFSAETNRRDEDADMMKYIETELKKKKGIIENEERKVKPKSAEDCLYELPESIKVSSAKKTEEMLSNQMLSGIPEVDLGIEAKIKNIISTEEAKARLLAEQQNKKKDKQTSFVPTNMAVNYVQHNRFYQEDLNTPIRRHKEEPKARPLRVGDTEKPEPEKSPPNRKRPSNEKATDDYHYEKFKKMNRRY, encoded by the exons ATGCCGGCGGGGAAGTGTTTCAGAAGACGTAGAGCCTCCAGCTCGGATGAAGAGGAGGAAAATGAAGTGGTGACCAACGAGGTTAG AATGAAGCTTGAAGCAGCAAAAGAAATACAGAGCTTAAGAAAACGATCAAACGGTGTCAG tgctgCAGCGCTTCTGGTTGGTGAGAAGTTACCAGAGGAAGCAATACTAGTG GACGATCCGTTCAAAATAAAAACTGGAGGGATGGTGGATATGAAAAAACTGAAAGACATTGGAAAGGATAG GCTCGGAGAAGAAGAAGATCTGAACTTGGGCACGTCATTTTCAGCAGAAACCAACCGGCGGGATGAAGATGCTGACAT GATGAAGTATATTGAGACagagctgaagaaaaaaaaaggaattattgaAAACGAAGAGAGGAAAGTGAAGCCTAAGAGTGCAGAAGATTGTTTATACGAACTCCCAGAGAGCATCAAGGTCTCATCTGCCAAGAAGACAGAGGAAATGTTATCAAACCAAATGCTCAGCGGTATCCCAGAGGTGGACCTGGGGATAGA ggcaaaaataaagaatattatctCTACAGAGGAGGCTAAAGCTCGTTTATTGGCTgagcagcaaaataaaaagaaagacaaacagACCTCCTTCGTACCTACCAACATGGCTGTCAACTATGTGCAGCATAATCGAT TTTACCAGGAGGACCTGAATACTCCTATAAGGCGCCACAAGGAAGAACCCAAAGCTCGGCCTCTCCGTGTAGGAGACACAGAAAAACCAGAACCAGAGA AATCTCCACCCAACCGCAAGCGTCCATCAAATGAAAAGGCCACGGATGATTATCATTATGAGAAGTTCAAGAAAATGAATAGGCGTTACTGA